The proteins below come from a single Corvus hawaiiensis isolate bCorHaw1 chromosome 20, bCorHaw1.pri.cur, whole genome shotgun sequence genomic window:
- the LOC125336165 gene encoding rab-interacting lysosomal protein: MAEPLWRTPPGRLAPPHIYRMAGALGAELRRLSARFGPDAVAGLVPPVVRLLELLEALVAPPGAEGEAPAAPAGPQEAEDPEQRLWEAEHRERALHGRLACLEEQNRQLLGQLAENQSQEDSTARKEREVMLRLKEVVDRQRDELRAQAHEIVCKSRDTEALQEQLHRFMAMNEELRHKVAVVQAQLKSALEQKSDLEAAMLQSQREMSRRSRTALESRRPEPGVEGALSPSEEPQHQDGDRSPAHCCFSKEELQQILQERNELKTNLFLVQEELAYYQRELLNEERIPSFFLDAMKSNIKKQRKKIRAKMLGTAEESASSDEEEGSWLPGHGTDCVDAQPPESKIRSFFGLWYQGSSKDPSTSSCSGTWEIIDSLDTQLEPERESKAGSSSPDRAMAPL; the protein is encoded by the exons ATGGCGGAGCCGCTGTGGCGAACGCCGCCGGGCCGCCTGGCCCCGCCGCACATTTATCGCATGGCGGGGGCCCTGGGCGCCGAGCTGCGCCGCCTCTCCGCCCGCTTCGGGCCCGACGCTGTGGCCGGGCTGGTGCCGCCCGTGGTgcggctgctggagctgctggaggcgcTGGTGGCCCCGCCGGGCGCTGAGGGGGAGGCGCCGGCAGCGCCGGCCGGGCCGCAGGAGGCGGAG GACCCggagcagaggctgtgggaggccgagcaccgggagcgagcccTGCACGGCCGCCTGGCCTGCCTGGAGGAGCAGAACCgccagctcctggggcagctTGCAGAGAACCAGTCCCAGGAAG ACAGCACGGCACGGAAGGAGCGGGAGGTGATGCTGCGGCTGAAGGAGGTGGTGGACAGGCAGAGGGATGAACTTCGTGCCCAGGCCCACGAGATCGTCTGCAAGAGCCGGGACACAGAGGCG ctgcaggaacagctccaTCGCTTCATGGCCATGAACGAGGAGCTGCGGCACAAGGTGGCCGTGGTGCAGGCCCAGCTCAAGAGTGCTCTGGAGCAGAAGTCAGACCTGGAGGCTGCGATGCTGCAAAGCCAGAGGGAAatgagcaggaggagcaggacagCCCTGGAGAGCCGGCGCCCAGAGCCTGGTGTG GAGGGAGCCCTGTCACCCTCAGAGGAGCCGCAGcaccaggatggggacaggagccctgctcactgctgcttctccaaggaagagctgcagcagatcCTGCAAGAGCGGAACGAGCTGAAGACCAACCTGTTCTTGGTGCAGGAGGAACTGGCCTATTACCAGAG ggagctgctgaatGAGGAGAGAATTCCCAGCTTCTTCTTGGACGCAATGAAGTCAAATAtcaaaaaacagaggaaaaaaatcagagccaAAATGCTGGGAACGGCAGAGGAGTCAGCGAGCAG TGATGAAGAGGAGGGCTCCTGGCTCCCAGGTCATGGCACAGACTGTGTGGATGCTCAGCCTCCAGAATCCAAAATTAGGAGCTT TTTTGGGCTGTGGTATCAAGGCAGCAGCAAAGACCCATCCACATCCAGCTGCTCCGGAACCTGGGAAATCATCGACTCGCTGGACACGCAGCTGGAGCCAGAGCGAGAGAGCAAGGCAGGGTCCAGCTCCCCTGACAGAGCCATGGCACCCCTCTGA